Genomic DNA from uncultured Desulfuromusa sp.:
AGCCAATTTTCTTCATCCAGAACCGCTCCACGGTAACAGAAGCTGGCACTTCCTTCTGTGGGCCAACGTCCATTTTCACGTTTATCCTTATAAATATGGCAACTCAATCCTACCATGTCTCCGGGATGCAGTTGTAGTGTGTTCAGGGGGATTGCCATTTCCAGGACCTGATCATTTGCTGCGGCTCCTGATGCCAAAAGTTTTCCATCGCAGTAAATATCGAGGGCATGACTGTTGAGCTTATAGCGGACATGAAAAAGCTCCTTAATCATAAGACGGATCTCAAAGGTTCCTTTTTGAGATCCAAGGCGCCTGATCATCTCAATTTGGTCAATGCGAAAATAGAGATTTTCCGAATCATAGCCGTAGAGAAGCTTCTGTAAGCTCTCACGGCTTGCATACATGGCGCCACCTACAGATAATTCGATACAGCCTGCGGCTAACCATTCAAAATAATCCCCGACAAGACCATCAATATCTGGAGAGAAACAAGCTGTTGGTTCAAATCCTGCGGCTTTGACGGCAACAGGTTTGATGGAGTTTAATAAATGGGTCGGAGGAGACAGTCTTTGCAGTTGATATAACCCTTCAAGGTGGCGGCGAAACAACTGATCAAAAATGTCAGCCTGGGCTGAGGAATGCTCATCACCATACCACCAGAACCAATCGCTGCCTTCAGCTCGAAGGAGTTCACGAACCAGATCAGTGAGAGGTTCATCCGGATGATCAAGGGCGTGATGGATTTCATCGGTCAGAGTATCCTGACGGGCCTGGTGCAGCAGTTCCCATGCGAGATTTTCTTCGGAATGACCAACCCAGGTGGTAAAATCGGAGCGAATCCATGATCCGGCGGCCAACCGGTCCAGAGAGACGGGTTGGCTATGAGAGAGAGCATCCTGGATCGTTGCCATTTGCAACTCAGGGGCCAGCTCTAAAGATTGGTAGAATTCCCGTAAGAAAGGATAACCATTATCCGGATAGCGTTCCCAGCAGTTTTCACCATCCAAAATAATTGCGACGGTTCCGCCGGGGGCCGATTGAGCAATATTTTGCAGACGTTTCAACAGATCATTGACCGCCTCTTTGCTGTCCC
This window encodes:
- a CDS encoding glycoside hydrolase family 57 protein, encoding MAARAAVHKNIKPLKVCILWHMHQPDYRDPISRQTLLPWTWLHGLKDYGEMLETIVETDARVTVNLVPSLLEQLERYANGEDHDRWLEILSRKPEELSDAERQFMVEHFFSVNEETQILAHNRYHELFRQRGKGTRPDALSFNEQDLLDLQVWFLLAWTGYHLRKKSPLIAKLLQQGTHFREEQKQQLLRCCQEEVNRVLQFHRQLEESGQIEISVTPYAHPILPLLCDLHTAQQPSPGLPLPAAEFRYPEDARLQVREGLKTAERIFGQRHRGMWPAEGGVSEAAVAIMAEEGALWGATDEDILARSLEGGLANRSKLYQPYEYGGLPLLFRDRELSDRIGFLYAGWDSKEAVNDLLKRLQNIAQSAPGGTVAIILDGENCWERYPDNGYPFLREFYQSLELAPELQMATIQDALSHSQPVSLDRLAAGSWIRSDFTTWVGHSEENLAWELLHQARQDTLTDEIHHALDHPDEPLTDLVRELLRAEGSDWFWWYGDEHSSAQADIFDQLFRRHLEGLYQLQRLSPPTHLLNSIKPVAVKAAGFEPTACFSPDIDGLVGDYFEWLAAGCIELSVGGAMYASRESLQKLLYGYDSENLYFRIDQIEMIRRLGSQKGTFEIRLMIKELFHVRYKLNSHALDIYCDGKLLASGAAANDQVLEMAIPLNTLQLHPGDMVGLSCHIYKDKRENGRWPTEGSASFCYRGAVLDEENWLV